The genomic DNA GGTGTCATTCTCTACATTCTACTTAGTGGTGTACCCCCGTTTTGGGCAGGTACATATTTGATATTTTTGCCTTCAGTTATTTAGGATGTTTATTGTAATTATCCGTGTTGACCGCAGGCTAACATTTTTTTCCAATGTATACAATGCAGAAACACAGCAAGGAATATTTGATGCCGTATTGAAAGGTGTTATTGATTTTGATTCTGATCCCTGGCCTGTGATTTCTGATAGCGCAAAAGATCTTATTAGGAGAATGCTGAATCCCCGCCCCGCAGAACGCTTAACAGCACATGAAGTTCTATGTTAGTTTCTTTCATCACTTTATACTACTGATGTGTTATGTCTCTGACACCGTAATGCATCCATTCACCTGATGTATTTGCAATTGTTGGATAAAAGGATAACACTTGAACTTGGGGACAGGTCATCCATGGATTCGTGATCATGGAGTAGCTCCTGACCGTCCACTTGATCCAGCTGTCTTATCTCGCATTAAACAATTCTCTGCAATGAATAAGTTGAAGAAAATGGCTTTACGAGTAAGTGCAATCGCATGATTTTTTTATGCATTTTGGTTCGTGCATACAGAAATAGTACCACAATAGTTCATGAACTATTCCTTTAGTTCATGCAATACCGCTCCAATGGTTTTCAATTATCTTTATTGCCTGGCAATCTATGGCTTTTAGGACATCTTTACTGATAGTCACCTAATCCACCAGATTACTTATCTGATTGGATCCATATTACCTAGTATTGATGGGTCGCATTGTGCCGTATTCTAGATTTTTTGCTTGTGCAATGCTGCTTTAATTGACTATATATGTTTATTCTAATAGGTAATAGCTGAGAGCCTCTCAGAGGAGGAAATTGCTGGGTTGAAGGAAATGTTCCAGACCATGGATACGGATAACAGTGGTGCAATTACATATGATGAGCTAAAAGAAGGATTGAGAAAATATGGCTCCACACTAAAGGATACTGAGATTCGTGACCTTATGGATGCAGTAAGTTAATTGAAACCTTTTGGTATGCTTATTTGTATTTTTAGCTTCAACGACCTGGGTCCTGGAATCTAGTGTTGACCTTAAGATCAAACATCCTCCAATAATTCCTTTTGGTTTTGTCATGTATAAGCTGTTAATTGACTTGACAGCATGAAGCTACCTCCTGCCAGCTCATAATACTATATGCGACTTCATCAAGAATCTAATTCCTGGCTACTTAAAATGTAAATCCATTATTGGTTGCAGTTTCAACTTATGTATGACCAGTTTTTATTACATATTTGTGGTTAGGATGCATTGCAGTAGACATCTTGCCTTTTCATTTCTTCCTTTTGTCTGTGACATTGCAAAGCAAGCTTCTGTAAATTTCAGATATTCCACTGAGCAAGGATTACAACTAATATTTCCTCATCTGAAAGCAGCAACAACTTAATGCCTTATGTTATGTGCTACATGACGTGTATGCGTGAAAgttcctttttaaaaaaaacttttgagtggactagcaactaagcatattTGATTTAAAGGCTTATAAATTGAGTTTCACACTTGGCCGCCTTCTTACACCAAGAATCTTAcatgtttcttttgtttcattGATTCATTTAGGCTGATATCGACAACAGCGGGACAATTGACTATATAGAATTCATAGCTGCAACATTGCATCTCAATAAGCTGGAGCGTGAGGAACATCTCGTGGCAGCCTTTTCATACTTTGACAAAGATGGTAGTGGCTACATCACAGTGGATGAACTGCAGCAAGCTTGCAAAGAGCATAACATGCCAGATGCTTTTCTTGATGATGTCATTAATGAAGCAGATCAGGACAATGTGAGTCTTATGTTAATTAGGCTACATGAGTAACCTCCAAACTGCATGAGTACATAAATATTATAGCATGGCGTACCTTATTTATTTCTTACTCACTTACCTTCATTAATTAAACCTATAGGATACAACCAATGCAAGTAGTATCAATGGAAACTTGTAATGGAACTGGAACTGAACTCACCAATACGGATAGACATGTTTTACACTATTGCCGACCAATGTAGTTGATTTGATGCTTCATTAATCAATGCTTATGGTTCTGTTAGTAATAATACAAAGTTAATGGCATTGATGTTTAGTCTAACCTTGTTCTGTTTTGCCAGGACGGCCGCATTGACTATGGAGAGTTTGTTGCCATGATGACCAAGGGCAATATGGGAGTCGGTCGAAGAACAATGCGAAACAGCCTGAATATCAGCATGAGGGACGCACCTGGTGCATTCTAGAGACTTGACATGATGTACAGTTTGTGGCTTAGCTTCTTCCTGTGTCTTGCTGCCCTATGAAGCCTTCTGCAATTTTTCAAAATGTTAAGTGTCTGTGTGGATGTGTTTTACTGGGGATTCTGATTCAACTCTTGTGATTGATTCCATGAAATGCATAACAAGATGTCCATGCCAACTCTTATGGTACTGCCCCTTGACTTTGCAAAACGTTAATGTTCATTGAACTACCATGCATGACTCCCTTGATTGATAGGCAGTGATTGGTTGGGTGCATAAGTCCTAATCAGGCTCCTCTTATGCAGTTTACACCTGGTAGGCTGCATAAGCCCACTAGCCAGGCCCAACTTATGCATCGCGCCCCCCTCTTAGCATGGCTAGCTGGAAACGACTTGCTAGCTGGAAATGACAGGGCAGGTCGCATCCGTGAAGCCAGGCTTCGTCCTGCTCCGATTGCGCATCCGCTCACCTTCCAAAATCAATCTGTTGCCCCTCCCTTCTTCCTCGCGTCCGTCGTCCTCCCGAGCTGCCACCTCCCCTCACCAATGGTGTCGTTTGCGGGGCCTACGCCTGCGTCGCATCGAAAGTGGGTCCTCACCGGCGCCCTCTGTGGCCGCGGCCTTGACATCGCACCATCGGCAGCAGCATCGGAGGTTGGCTTCTTCCTATGcttcttcggcttctggagggaGGCGGCCTTACCGCCCTTGAAGATGAGACGGGCGACCTTACTTTCTTTCTTGTACGCGTCAGACATGGAGGACAGGGGTGGAGagactcgggcgaggcgaagatgAGGATGAAGCAGGTGCGTCGCGCGGTCGATTCAAGTCGAATCGGGGGTCGATTCTCGTTGATGAAGCTTCGTTCTTCCTTTCACCACTTTCTTGCTCATTACATATTAGTAACAGAGAGTATTTGATGCCACGCTCATTATTTTTCCAATTGTGGGGGGTAACGAAAGTTGGGTACTATGATTTGTTAGATCCAAGTTGCTGCCT from Setaria italica strain Yugu1 chromosome VII, Setaria_italica_v2.0, whole genome shotgun sequence includes the following:
- the LOC101771161 gene encoding calcium-dependent protein kinase 13, giving the protein MGNACGGSLRSRYLHSFKHAASQRQDSEYSAGAAANDSPKKPSRPATPPATTDAHGGHASAPPAAGMRRGGAGAPPDLGSVLGHPTPNLRDLYALGRKLGQGQFGTTYLCTELATGVDYACKSISKRKLITKEDIDDVRREIQIMHHLSGHRNVVAIKGAYEDQLYVHIVMELCAGGELFDRIIQRGHYSERKAAELTRIIVGVVEACHSLGVMHRDLKPENFLLANKDDDLSLKAIDFGLSVFFKPGQVFTDVVGSPYYVAPEVLCKNYGPAADVWTAGVILYILLSGVPPFWAETQQGIFDAVLKGVIDFDSDPWPVISDSAKDLIRRMLNPRPAERLTAHEVLCHPWIRDHGVAPDRPLDPAVLSRIKQFSAMNKLKKMALRVIAESLSEEEIAGLKEMFQTMDTDNSGAITYDELKEGLRKYGSTLKDTEIRDLMDAADIDNSGTIDYIEFIAATLHLNKLEREEHLVAAFSYFDKDGSGYITVDELQQACKEHNMPDAFLDDVINEADQDNDGRIDYGEFVAMMTKGNMGVGRRTMRNSLNISMRDAPGAF